The following is a genomic window from Plectropomus leopardus isolate mb chromosome 3, YSFRI_Pleo_2.0, whole genome shotgun sequence.
CTGATTAGTGAGTGATTTCAGCGGTTTACTGCTACATTAATAGTGATTAACATTTTTCGCTGAAAGAAAGCGCATGCCCATCTTTACACTGGTGGTTATTCAGGTAGTTTAGAATAAGAAGCGTTTTAATAGTTGATGTGAGTATGTGTCTTACCCATTTGAGAAAGGAGTGCCCCACTCCTTGTCAGTGCCATTGATGTTAGTCACACACTTGGGTCCATGGTTTATGGCCACAGCAGAAACTATAACTGAGTAACCAGCCCCCACAACACCCACAGCGGCAAACAGTATGGAACTCAGCAtctgaagacagagagagaagttaCTTATATTGGGAATCAATACCTTTAACAATCAGGCTTTTAGCTTCTGTGACTACAATGGAGTTAGTCTCTCAGTGTGCAGAGATCAAGCTGAGGGTCACGAACAGAGCAGGACCAGCACAGAGCTAccgaggttgtgtgtgtgtgtgtgcggtaaTCAGACAGACTtttgtttgctgatttttttttctggacccCACACATCCTCACACACCGACACATTCCTGAAGTATCGATcagtatgtgtgtctgtgccagAACAATACCAGCTCTGTGTGATACAGTCACGCGATACTCCCATCAGAGGATTTTCTAACTCTAGCGATTGAAATCTCATCAATTtgcatgtgaatgtttttttttctcttttttttgcatttactgCTGTGTAAATTAGGGTGGGTGTGTACATGGTGCCACTATGTTTATTTCACATACTCAGTGGTTGATGTATAGTGACATACAGTACAATGGATTCACTGCTAGAAATGCAGCCTAATCCTTCATGCTCCATtctctgttttaaataatttggttTCTGTTAGATCATTTATAAGGACAATCATTTAAACCTATGTTTACtccataaaaacagacagaactGACAAATTTCACtccatttccattttcagtCAACTTGAACTTAGTGGAGTGACAGATTTTGCACTGCAGTTATTAACTGAGGCTCTTCGGGGTCAGtctgcctcctttttttcttttttaaaagccaaattTCCATTTCGGAGGGAAAGACATGACAGTCTACAATGGTGCTTCAGCAGCATAAGCAGCCACTCAATCGGCTCTAGCTGCTATGACATGAATCCCCGTGCATTTTGTGCCTTTAGGTGGTGAAAGGGGCCTTTGAGAGCTTCCACTATTGTTTGACACACATTTCACTCTGTCAACCAATTTAATCAGGACATCTGAATTTAGTCAACAATGACAATGACAGtttttgtgctgtaaaatgtatttcataatCTGATATTCACCcagatttaattttattattattattattattcaaattgaacaccaaatatatatatgtacttcaaatcaacaattaaaaagatgttttgggTTACAAATGTCCAATACAACTCTGAAACCATGACATGTTCACAAATGGCAGTCCTGTCACTGCATCTAAAGTAACACactgagaaaaatgtaatttctttttctccactgtcagtgttttttttgtctctgcctGACTGCCTGTAGTGTGTGCATGAATGGCTGTGTTGTTCACACCAACAATCCAAATTGATAAGCTGTTTGGCAAACTTGTTTAAAGGTATGATGCTGGCTAACTTCCTATTTTCCGTGTTTTATTGCGTCTGTTGGTAGATACATGgatatgtttattgttttgttccCCAACCAAAATTAAATCACCTGTTTCTGCAGAGTTATTTTGGGACCCTTTCTTATCTTCCTCTCCTGTGAGTCTGATTTGGATCCTCGCCCATGTTTTCAAGGCCACAGCTGcgaataattattttattatagtaAGAAGTTAAACAGTGAAACATCTCCTCACCGCAAATCTCCGCCCACAGCTTTCATTGCCACAGCAACCGCAGCAGTCGTTGTTCTTCAGACCCAGAAAAACCAGAGCCGGGAAGATCATCTGttatccaaacacacacacacatacacacacacacacacacacacacacacacacacacacacacacacacacacacacagagatataaATCAGTCAGACAGATGATGAATTATTTGTTCCTCCACTGTATAGAGGAGGAAATTGAACTGCTTAATGTCCCACCATAATCATTAAGATATGAATTATTATATAACTAGTTCCTAAAATTTCCATTTATTAGTGTCTCACCTATTTCCACGTGGACTGactcattttttctcattttttctacaaataTGCCATGAGAGTAAATTAAGGGAtgttaaaatcacaaatataatTTACACGTAAAGGctttaaataaaagcttttcTATTTCAATTTTCTGGTAtgtttttggtatatttttaaTGTGGACAAGGTGAGGTGCAACTTTATAagtttcacttcagttttaGCTCTTGAAAGGGGAAAATCTACCTTTTATTCTTTGTAATATTTGATAGAAAACTGAAGTTCTGTACTGCTAATCATATACAACTGTGGATCTGTGGATCCTGAATATTTCAGtgcaattttgttttaacatttttatttaaaaaaaaaaacccaaactattttctaaacaattaattgattaatcaaaaataattaggCAGACTAATCTATAATGGTAATAACTCttattttgggatattttaatTGTACTGAATGGGCCCCCAAACTGTGGAATATAGTAGAGTCTTCCACAGTTTGGGGGCTCGAGGTCAGACAcactaaattattaaattttatttatttattttaaataccttcTAAAAACTGTCTTACTTATGAAAGCATTTctgaatatttaatatgtgttaGGTTAAGTTTTATCATCCCTCCTTGGTCATTTTAttctactttaatttttaaaaaagtattatttgcattttatttttattgttgttttattgcttaaTGTAGTGTTATTTCTGAAATGCACTTTATAACCTTGTAATTAAAAGTGCTCTATaagtaaagtttattattatttaggaCTGTGATGCCATCATTATGACAAAATACCCATTATGTGCTTTAGCagcaacattatttaaaaaaactatacagaaaaaaacccatccaGAAAAGTTCGAAAGAATCCAGAAAAGATGTTTTCAGAGATGATAAAAGCAGCTGGTATCCCACAATGTGCATCTTACTCACCAGCACTCCAGATCCCAGAATGCCTCCAAAGTACCAGACTTGGTCTGTGATTTGTCCAGAGTCCACAGTCTTTCCCCCGGGGAAGAAGAGCAGGATGttacacagcacacacacgaTCGACAGAGGCATCAGGCTGATCCCCAGACACTTGGCAAAGCCACCTGAACACATTCTGACACTGACACTTCAACCTCCACTATTGAAAAACTCCCAAAGGTTTCTCAAAATCCCCCTCAGATTGATCTTTCAACTGAACTATCTCAAACTGACAAAGCAGGGATGCCTTGGTTCTTAAACTGAAGATTTAAATTTGGTCCAGTCTTTGTCCACTCCAAGTTTGTTAGGAGGATGTTCACACTCCACCTGTTGTTTTATGACTGAGTGTTAGGCCTGTGTTTATCTGCAACTGCAGCTTCGCAACAATAATTTCTCCTTACACCTCTAAGCTTGGTTGTTTCTATTAAAAGTTCAGTCTGACTCCTCTGAATGATCCTGTCTGCCTCACCTGTCCTGCTTCTTATTTGGTTGATGCTACATTTGAGCCTTTATAGCCCAACCCACCCTCACCGCTTCACTTTTACAGCAGCCAGCTGTGATATAGCAggatcatacacacacacacacacacacacacacacacacacacacacacacacacaaacacactctcacacttgTGActatatgcaaacacacacacatcgatgTGGGTTGACATAcccgtgtgtgtgcatacagaCACACCGGTAAAGACACAGTGGTTAATGTTCTaccatgtgttttgtgtgcatggagacagaggaggaagtgacaGACAGTGGGTCGATAAAGTGGGGCCCTTGATGCCGATCTGCACCTACCTCTGGTTTAGGGTATGACAAGAAAGACATCATTAGTTAGGACTGTCTAATCTGTAGTTCAGCTCTTACTCATTActcatatttaatgttttatgacatGTTACATGCTGACAGATGCAATAAAGTAAGCATATAGTTAGAACATGTCCATCCTATATTGGCTTAAGTTAAAGGGCAGCACCACCCAAAGTAGGAATTCCAATATATTATTTCCATGGCCTGGTTCAAAAactatttgtgaacatgagctgcCCTCTATCAAAACCAGTAACTCTCAAACTTATGATGTCATcgagtataaagtctggagctgctatATAGACAACAAATGtgagcctgattttgtggacccacaaaatattttcttttgttttctttttttgtttacatgcaaatgTACTTTATTCAACTGTAGTTTTCTTagatttaaaagagaaaatgtactggattttattaatttgattaaatctaatttttttatttaatcatctatttatttattcattttatttaaattaatttaattgtttattattatttattttttttaattattttttatcttcagGTGATAAATAATTCAAGCCAGATCATGATTTGGGGATTTCAGGGGAACCGAAACATCCTGCAATTTGTCATCTCTtactaaattgtttttcttttgcctaAAAACACTAATAACCACACAACAAACAGACTGCAGGCTCAGATGAGGTTGGTATTATTTAAGTTTCCAGTTTGAAATGTATCTTTAAGAAGAATTTTAACTGATGAAACCTCAACACCAGCACCTATCGATGTATTCTGTCATCCTCTTTGCGGCTGTCGTAGTTCAGCCAAACTCAATCGATGCACGAGTAACCGATCCGAAGTTGAAAGTCCAGTACGGTTATTTTTGTcctgttattttcttcttgctGTCGCCAGCAGTTGCCGGTAGTTTGAGGGATATGGATGTGGACTTTACTTTCTCCTCTCGTCGGTCTCCTGTGGTGTGTTTACACGGCTGCGTGGCGTCCAGTCAGCCGCTAGCCTCCAACATAGGACTCGGTGAGTGACCAACAGTTGCCATGGAGATCCACAATATTAGTAAATAGGAAGTAAAAACGACACCCTCTGAAtaagtttcacattttttattttcccataTCACGATGTTGTTTTCTAGCTCATGTGATTCATTCGGAAGCAcacaaaaagcataattttgTAATGACGACTAAAAATATCCACCAAAAACTGAGAGCTAACAGCTAAACGCTCACTTAATGCCAAAAATTCAACTTCACTAAAGTTCACGTgagtaaattaaaacattttttttaatatttcctttCAGACAACACACAATGTGAGACAGTAGCTTACTTAATATGTGTTTAAAGGGCTATACCAATGTAGAGGATGATGGAATTGAAACTGTTCAATCTTTATTCACACAtatttaatttgctgtttttgaactACCTAAAATACAATGGTATGCAATTGACCATCAAATAAgagaaattaaaactgaaaactgaaaactgatcTGGCTGTTTCAACTGTAAGATGTGTGATTGAAATGTGTTATAAACTGTTGTGAAAGAACCAATCTCTTGAAATTATCTTGGACTGCATAACAAAAGAGACCCTTCTTTCCATATGTGAGTTTTGCTCTGCGTTTATCTGTGTTATGATTATTAAGTAGGCTGTACTTTTACAGATGTACCATTGTTTTTtgtggctggtgagtgaagcaaatctagcagccacttacatatttttaccagcatttggctggtgctaatttccaaccttggttgaaggtcaaaggtcaacatgtttttggccaaattcATTTGCAAATTATGATgaattttcacacaaatatctaataggatataatgatgaaattatgacattttacatccaaaacaTCAAAGGTCTACTTCACTGTAGCATCataatgttcagaaaaaaacacttgtctGGCCATTATCGAAGGTCATTATTCAGTAACAGAAGGGTGACAtgtggtcagatactgaattgaaGACACAAAGAGCAGGTGGGTTTAAAGAGGCTCCACTATGAAATATCATAATCGTATTGAGATCTGTACGTCCTTAGATACCAGATGTACAGACAGCAAAAATGTCTGGTTCTGGCTGTGcagacagtttttgtttgattttgtctaGGTGCCTCTGAGATttgagacaccagcggagatgaagagaatttaatttgtgcagcTCACAAAGTAAACATGAGGCGTGGGACATTTGGAACACAGTCTCAGAgttgaaaactttgaaaataaaactcaaaccCAGGGGACGTGACAAGATATGCTTTGcttgaaatatgaaaatgacataCCATTGTGGGGAAATTATTGTGAGCCAATGACATTAATCTCACacatggatgtgtgtttgtgtccagacATCCTGAAGCGTGGTGGTAATGCGGCAGATGCTGCGGTTGCCATAGCAGCAGCGCTGGCGGTAACAGAACCGTGCAGCACCGGTCCTGGTGGAGACGCCTTCTGTTTGTTCTACAACGGAAACACTGGAGAGATCAGGGGAATTAACGGCAGGTGGAGACTCTTCTTTTGCTGCCGTCAATGTCTTCATAATACAGAATGATCAgctcagtctctctctgtgtcctcagcgGTCGTTCAGCCAGAGCTCAGACCCTGGACTTTCTGGAAGGTCGTGGGTATGCCGCAGAGGCCCCTCCTTCACCTTCTGATGCCTTGAATGTCACAGTACCAGGGGCCCCTGCATGCTGGTGTGATGCTGTACAGCTGTTTGGTAGTCACAaggtttgtctgtgtgtgtttgttcttgtttccATCTGTAGAACTGTTTGTGCTGGTATGTGCTGTATGCAACACCCAGGTGGCCAAGATCCCATCTAATATAATCATTTACACGACATAAACAAcctaaatgtaaacaaaaggaAGCACATTGACACACATCAACAACATACACGGAAGTAGGACTCCTGACTGTTGTGGCTGTTCTAAACAGTGGTGCTGAAGGTTGATCAAGGAGGTATAAACATGGATTGGACAAActatcatttcctttttttggtcaaaacaGGAGTAACTTAGCCATCTATGGTAGGGTTCCTACAGGTCCATGAAAATCTAGGTGAGATTTTAAAATAGGGATAGACTTCGAGGTATGACTCACTCTCagtacttcacccacaaaattcacattttttcaatcaataaCTCACCCCATGCCACTTTAAATTGGCGTAGAAAGCTTTGTtctcttgcatgtttttttacgGTGAAGGAAGAATCCAGAAATGGAAAACGTTCTTtatgaactgaagtaaaaaggggccgcatttaacaacagtaaaaccaAATCAAAACATTGATTTATGAACTCTTACACAGTTCAAACGCACCCGCCTGCCCAGACAGGCTACTCGTATGCAGAAGTGTTAGCTGTGGTTCAGGAGGTGCAGCTGGTCATCCAGTAATCAGCAGTTGGCTGGCTCCTCCAGTGTGCATGTCAGTTGTTTGCATGCAAGTTTTCTcaggcaagatactgaaccccaaattgcatCCAATGGCTGTGCAAGAGGTGAGTGAGTGTCTTTGAATTTTAACAGGTTataccttgtatggtagccttggccacctgtgtgtgtgtaaatggttGAATGAGAAAAGACACTCTTTTACACTGTACAAGAAGACTGCTAACACttacatctggctttttaatgtaatcgGAAAGGTAACAATCAGCATTAACTCCCAGGTTAAATGACTGTACAGTAGTCACGGATATTTATTGGCTCCGGCTctgatcagcagtgatggaaacacaacacctgggtgaatgCACTAATTTCAGCACCTTAactggtgagatgcaatgatggaccatcaaacattttaaaaatagattagaTGGCACTGAGATTGAAAGACAGACTGGAAAGAAAGAAGTAGTCATGATAAAGTTTTCACAGTCCTTCATCCGTGCTCCTTTCTGTTTACCAAACAGTTTTCCAGCCTGTCCGTGACGTGGGATATGACAcaccaaacaacacaaacagtcagtcagtcagtcatttt
Proteins encoded in this region:
- the tm4sf4 gene encoding transmembrane 4 L6 family member 4; amino-acid sequence: MCSGGFAKCLGISLMPLSIVCVLCNILLFFPGGKTVDSGQITDQVWYFGGILGSGVLMIFPALVFLGLKNNDCCGCCGNESCGRRFAMLSSILFAAVGVVGAGYSVIVSAVAINHGPKCVTNINGTDKEWGTPFSNGDYLSNKTAWTIGCLEPDGVVSWHLSLFSVLLVMGLIQIVLCAVQVVNGLLGCLCGDCCGGSDGAV